The Euzebya sp. DNA window GTCGGTGAGCACCAGCCCGGCCGGCGGGCCGCCGAGGCTCTTGTAGGTGCTCATCGTGATCAGGTCGGCACCCTGGGCGAGCGGGTTCGGCCACACCTGCCCCGCGAGCATCCCGCAGGCGTGCGCGGCGTCGAACAGCACGCGCGCACCGGTGGCCCGGGCGACGTCGCTGATGGCCTCGACGGGGTGCGGGGTCAGGTTGAGGGAGCCGCCGACGGTGATCAGCGCAGGACGGACCCGCTCGGCCAGGTCGGCGAGACCGTCGACGTCGATCGTGTACCGGGCCGCGTCGATCGGCGCGTGGTGGATCTCGAGGCCGTACAGCCCGGCGGCACCGGCTCGGTCGTGGGTGACGTGCCCGCCGATGGCGGGCGGGGGGACGATGATCGCGTCACCCGGGCGGCAGGTGGCCATGAACGCGATCAGGTTCGCGATCGATCCGGACGGCACCCGCACCTCGGCGTAGGTCGTCCCCATGACCTCACATGCGAGGTGGGCGGCGATGACCTCGATCTGCTCGATGGCCTCGAGGCCCGTCTCGTACTTCTCCCCGGGGTGGCCGAGGGACGGCCGGGTCCCGAGCCGCGAGGACAGCAGCGCCTCGGCGGCCGGGTTCATCACGTTGGTCGCGGGGTTGAGGTTGACGCACTCCTCGACGTGGATCCGGTCGCTCTCCGCGGCAAGCTCGTCGACGGCCGTCGCGATCGCGTCGCTGCCCGTCGGCAGGCCGGCCAGGATCTCGGCCTCCCGGGCCTGGGCGGTGGGTGACAGCCAGGGGCGTGCGGCGGCGGCGGTGCGGTGCATGGGCGCATGATGCACCGGACGGGGCCACCGTCCCGCATCGCGGGCGTCAGGCCTCGTCGGTGGCCACGCCGGAGGTCCGGGGGCCGTGGTCGCCGAACGGCTCGTCGCGCTCGCGGACCGCCTGTCGGAAGCCGGCCTCGGCAGCCCGCTGCGCGAAGGCGTACCCCTCGGGCGTGTGGCGGGTGATGCCGTCGAAGACGGTTCCGAGCACCTGGGTGGCGTGCAAGCCCTGGGCGTGGACCTGGGTGTTGACCAGCAGCTTCATCATCGCCAGCTGGTTGCGGGGCATCCGCGCGATCCGCGCGCACAGCGCGTCGGCGCGGGCGTCGAGCTCGTCTGCCGGCGGCGCCTCGATCGCGAGGCCCCACTCGAGCGCCTCGGTCCCGGACAGCGAGTCGCCGGTGAACAGCAGCCGCTTGGCCCGCTGGGGGCCGATCCTGCTGGCCCACAGCGCGGTGGTCGGCGATCCCCACACCCGTGCCGGCGGGTAGCCGATCTTGGCATCGGCAGCGATCACGAGCAGGTCGCTGCAGAGGGCCAGGTCGGTGCCGCCGGCGACGCAGAACCCGTGGACCTTGCAGACGACGGGGGTCTGGGCGTGGAACAGGGTCATGAACGCCCGGACGTTCCGGCTCATCATCGCGTGGTCGACCATCGGGTCCCAGGTGCGGGAGGGGTCGTGGTTGGCCGCGATGACCGCCGGGTCGAGGGCTGAGCCAGGCGGCGCGTCGCCGTGGGGCTGGCCGAGGGATGTGCCCCCTCCGGCTGTCCCCTCGGCTGACTCCACCAGGTCGTAGCCGCCGCAGAACCCCTTGCCGTTGCCGGCGAGGAGGATGACGTGGACGGCCGGGTCCAGGTCGGCCTGCTCGACGGCGGCGGCGAGCTCGCCGATCAGCTGGGCGGTCAGGCCGTTGCCGCGCTCGGGCCGGTCGAGGGTGATCCGGCAGATCCGGTCGGTGACGTCGTAGGTGAGGGTCTCGTACGGCGCGTGGGTCGGGTCGGCGGGCACGGCGGTCGGGCGGGTCAGACCGCGAGGGCCCGGTCGATGATCGCCGCGGTGTCGAGGCCCGCGGGGAGGGTGCCGTAGACCCGGCCGCCGTCGCCGAGCCGGCCGGCGCAGAACGCGTCGGCGGAGGCTGCCGGCGCGTGGCGGACCATCATGCTGGCCTGGAGGGCCACGGCCATGTCCTCGACCAGGGTGCGGGCGCCGTACTCGACGTCCTGCGGGTCCTCGGTGCGCCACAGCGCGGTGACCTGGGCCTCGACGGCGTCGAGGTGGGCGTCCAGGCGGGCGTCGGCCCCCTCGGCGAGGCGGCACTCGGCCATGAACGCGGTCACCGCCTCCGGCGACTTGGCCATGGCGCGGAGGACGTCGAGGGCGGCGACGTTCCCCGACCCCTCCCAGATGCCGTTGAGGATCGAGTCGCGGTAGACCAGCGGCATGCCGGAGTCCTCGACGTAGCCGTTGCCGCCCAGGCACTCGAGGGCCTCCGCGGCGTGGGCGGCGGAGCGCTTGCAGATCCAGTACTTCTCGATCGCCGTGCCCAGCCGCCGGAAGGCCGCCTCACCGGCGTCGACGTCACCGGCGTCGTAGGCGCGGGCGAGGCGCAGCGCGGTGTGGGTGGCGGCTTCGGACTCGATCGCCAGGTCGGCCAGGACGTTCGCCATCGCGGGCTGGTCGGCGAGCCGCCTGCCGAACGCGGTCCGGTGGCGGGTGTGGTGGACGGCGTGGGTGGTGCCGGAGCGCAGCCCGGCCACCGCGCCGATGATGCAGTCCATCCGCGTCTGGTTGACCATCTGGATGATGGCGGGGACCCCGCGGCCCTCCTCGCCGACGAGCCGGCCCTCGATGCCGTGGAACTCGACCTCGGAGGAGGGGAGGGAGCGGCTGCCCAGCTTGTCCTTGAGTCGCTGGAACTCCAGGCCCGGTCCGCGCTCGACGAGGAAGCACGACAGGCCGGCGTCGGTGTGCGCCAGCACCAGGAAGATGTCGCACGGCGGGTAGGAGCAGAACCACTTGTGGCCCCAGATCGCGTACCGGTCGCCGCCGAGGGGCTCGGCCCGGCTGACGTTGGCGCGGACGTCCGAGCCGCCCTGCCGCTCGGTCATCGCCATCCCGCTGAGCGCGACGGTCTCGTAGTCGGTGCGGGTGAGGGCCGGCTCCCACTCCTCCGCCAGGTGGGGCGCGGCCCTGCGGAGCGCGGGGACGACCGCGGTGGTCATCGAGACGGGGCACATCACGCCGGCGTTGACCTGGCTCCACAGGCCGAACCGGGCGACCCGGGCCACGTGCCCGCCCTCGGGCGCGGTCCAGGGCACCGAGTGCATCCCATGTGCGATCGCCGTGCCGAGCAGGTGGTGCCACGACGGGTCGAGCTCGACGACGTCGACCCGGTTGCCGAACCGGTCGTAGGGGTGGAGCACCGGGAGGTTGCGCTCGGCGCGGCGCGAGTGGTCCCAGGACTCCTCGCTGCCGGCGAGGACCCCGATCTCGACCAGGTGGTCGTGGTCCCAGGCCGCGCCCTCCCGCGCGACGCCCTCGACGAGGGCGACGTCGGCGGTGAACGCGTTGTAGGGCCGGAGGTCGGGCGGCTGGTTGCGGACCTCGCGGACCTCGGGACGGCTCGTCTGGTCGGCGGGGAGCGTGGTCATGGCCCGATCATGCGCCTGCGAATCCGGATTCGCAAGCGGTTGCCGGGCGGGCGGCCCGCCATCGCCCCACGGGCGCCTCGCGGGGTCCCTGCCGCGCCTGGACGTCCCGCCATCGACCCACGGGTGCCTCGCGGGACTCGCCTCCGCCCTCAACCGACCCGCCATCGCCCCGTGGGCGCACGGTGGGCCACGCCCGGTACCGTTCCCGCCGTGATCACGACCGCACCGACCCGGGATCGCCTGGTCGCCGCCGCCCACGACGTCGTCCGCGAGGGCGGGTACGCCGCCGCGAGCGTCGCCGCCGTCGCCGAGCGAGCCGGGACGGGGGCGAGCACGCTCTACCGGCACTTCCCCTCGAAGGGCCAGCTCTTCGTCGAGGTGTTCCGCACCGTCTGCGAGGGCGAGATCCGGGCGGCCGAGGCCGCCGCGGCGGCCCACGACGACCCGGTGGCGCAGGTGCTCGCGTGGGTCCGCACGTTCTGCGCGCGGGCGTTGGCCGCGCCCCGGCTGGCGTGGGCGCTCATCGCCGAGCCGGTCGACCCGCTGGTGGAGGCCGAGCGGCTGGCGTTCCGGCGCAGCTACCGCGACGGCATCGCCGGCCGCATCGCGGCGGGCGTGGCGGCCGGCCGCCTGCCCGCACAGGACCCGCACCTCTCCGCCGCCGCGTTGGTGGGCGCGCTGGGTGAAGCGCTCGTGGGACCCACCTCGCCGGACGCGGTGGATCCGGACCTGTCGGCTCACCTCCAGGAACTGATGGCGTTCACCCGACGGGCGCTGGGGGACGCCTGACCCGCGTGGTCGTCAGTCGTGCGAGCCGACGATGTTGACACCTCCAGCGTCGTGGCTGCGGACGCTACCCCTCCACCGACGGGGGAGACCCGACCTGCACGATCACGGCAACCGCCCGCACACCTCCCCCGCGACGCGGCCACCCAGCCTGCAGCGCGCCGAGCGGGTGACCACATCGGCGATCGCGTTCTCCGACCCGAGGGCGTTGGCGCTGATGTTGGTGCCGACCACCTCGCCGGTCGACAGGTCCACCGACGTCTGCCCGCCCAACGGCCCGAGCTGCCCCTGGAAGCGACCGTCCAACCGCCCACAGGAGTCCAGGCGGACGTGGCCGGTGCCGGCCGCGGGGCCGCACTCCACCCCTCCCTCGACGTAGATCGCGGTGCCGTCGTCCTGCGCGCCCTCGTTGGAGAGCGCGAAGCCGCCTCCGGCACCGAACCCGACCTCACCGCACAGGGAGACCGCGTCGCTGTCGAGGCACAGCGAGATGCCGCCGCCGACGCCGCCGTAGGCGCTGAACCCGAAGCAGATCAGCCCCGTGGGATCGCGGCGGGCGACCGGATCACCGCCGACGTAGGCGTACAGGTCGACCTGCCCGCCGTCGAGCAGGAGCGGGTCGCGAGCCATCCACCGCCCGGTGAGGGGCTCGTAGTCGCGGTGGCCGAAGCGGACCAGACCGGTGAGGGGATCCTCGATCCCGCCGGCGAAGCCGAGCACGAGCCCGGGCACCTCGACCGGCGTCTCGCCCGGCAACGCCATCCCCCAGACGTCCCTGGCCGGCAGCGGCGTCGTCGTGTCGCCGTCCACCGGCCGGACCGCGATCGGCGTGCCGACCTGGTCGACGGCGACGACGGACCGCTCGACGTCGCCGGCCACGTGGCGGTCCATGGCGACGAGAACCCGTCGTCGTCGTAGCGGTAGATCGTCAGCACCCCGTCGGGCCCGACGGAACCGGAGACCTGGAGGGCGTCGGAGGGGTTGGCGTACAGGTAGGTCGTGGTGGTGCCGCCCGCGGTCCGTGCGACCCGGCGGTGAAGCGCGTCGTAGGCGTAGGTGACCTCGGTGCCGTCGACCACGGCCCGCAGGAGCTCACCGACGGCAGACCACTCGAAGGTGTCGTCGCCGCGCACCACGTCGGTGCGACGCGGCTGGCCGCCCGCCGTGCTGCTCCGCTCGGCGGTGGTGCGCGCCCCGTCGGCGTCGTAGGCGTAGGCCTCGACGACGTCCCCGCCATCGGTCACGGTCACCAGCTGCCCGTCGGCGTCGTAGCCGTAGGTCAGCGTGCGGGGCGCGGCATCCGCGATCTGCACCGTCCGGGAGGCGATGCGCCCGGCCGCGTCGAACGTCACCGCGTTGTCGGCCACGCCGACACCGCCGACCGTCGCGGTCCGCTAGACCTGGCGCGCAAGCGCGTCATAGCCGAACGTCACCGACATCCCGTCGGTCGCCGTGACGGCGCCGAGGGCCCTGCCCGGTCCGGTGCGCTCGTGGACGAGGTCGCCGACACCGGTCAGCTGACCGTCTGCGTCCCGGCTGATCAACCAGTCGACCTCGGCGCCGCCGGCGGCGAGCTGCAGCCGGGTGAGGAACCGGTCGGCGTCGTAGGCGTAGTCGACCTCGGCCTCGGCCGCGCCGCTCAGGACCAACGACGTCGGCAGCCCGCCGTCGTAGCCGTGGGCCATCACCTGGGCCGGGCCGACCGCCGGGTCGCGACTCATCGACGCCGGGCGGTCCGTCTCGTCGTCGTAGGCGAAGTCGATGGTCGCCGCCGGGTAGGTCAGCCCGGCTGGTCGGTCGGCGGCGAAGGACTGCGTGATCGCGTCCCCTGACGGCAGGGACCGCTCGACCAGCCGGTGGTCCTCGTCGTAGGTCCGGCGGTAGGTGCCGGTCGCGGGCGGGGTCGCGGCGGTGCGCATCCCGACGGCATCGACGTCGAGGTCGAACGTCGCCCCCGAGGGGGTGGTGAGCCCGATCTGCCGGCCGGCGGCGTCGTGGTCGACCTCGATGACGCGCCCGACGTCGGGCCCGTCGGCTGAGGGCATCTCGGTGCGGACGACGCGGTTGGCGGCCTCGTGGACCCACCGGGTGGTGCGTCCGAGCGCGTCGGTGCTCGATTCGCGCCGACCCAGCGCGTCGTAGGCGTAGGTCCAGGACTGGTCGCCGCGGGTGACGGACGCCAGCTGGCCGTCGGCGTCGTAGGCGAAGGAGGTGGGGGCCACCCCGGCTGCCGGGATCTCGGACGTGGGGCGCTCGAGCTGGTCGACGACGGTGGTCCGCTGCACCCCTTCTGCGGAGGTCTGGACCGTCTGGCCGCCGGCGGGCTCGCCGTCGCCGTCCCGCGTGCGCGTCCACGTGCCCGTGGTCGTCCGTCCGTTGGTCGTCACGATCTCGGTGAGCACCTCGAGCCCGAACGGGTCGTCGAGGATGGGCGGGTCCGTCCCGCGCGACACCGTCGTCGTGGTGGTGAGCCCGTCCGGGCTCGTCACGGTCGTCTCGCGGTCGACGGGCGCGGCCATGCCGAACCGGCCGTCGGCGGCGGTGCGCTGCACGATGGTGGTGCCATCGGGTTGCACCGTCGTGCGGGTTCCGTCAGGTGTGGCCGTCGTCGTCGTGATCGCTCCGGCGGGGTCCACGAGGGTGCTGGTGGAGCGACCGCGCAGTACCCGCTGGGAGTAGACGGTCTGGAGACCCTCCGCGGTGGTGAGGACGACGTCGCTGCCGGTGTCGGAGACCGTGCGGGCGAGCAGGGTGACGCCGCCGACCGGGTCGCGATCGGCGACGAGCAGGCCCGTCGGGTCGTACTCGTACATGTGCCGGCCGCCGACGGGGTCGACCATCGCGGTGAGCAGGCCACCCCCCGTGGTCTCGGGCGCCGGGTCGGCGTCGTCGTCGTACTCGAGGGCGACGGCGCCGCCCGCGGGGTCGGTGACGCGGGTGAGGTAGCCGGATGATCCCGTGACCAGCTCGGTGCGCTGGCCGAAGGGTCCGACGACCGCGGTCGCGCGTCCGTCGGCATCCCGTTCGATGGTGGTCGTCGTCCCCTCCCCCACGAGGTCGTGCTGGGTGACGGCTGTCAGCAGGCCGTCGGTGTAGGCGAAGGTGCGGACGACCTCGCCCGTGCGGGCCAGCCGGGTGGTCAGGTGCCGTCCCTCGGCGTCGAAGGTGTAGACCTCCCGGCCGTCGTCGCTCGGGATGAGGACCTCCTCCGCCCCGTAGCCCGGCAGCGCCGGGGTCACGCGGAACAGCTCGGTGTCCGCGTCGCCGGTTCCCTCGAACTCCTGGCACCCCGTGGCAGCGACCGCGGGTGCGGCGCGTGCGACGACCAGCAGCGCGGCCACGGCGACGGCTGCCACCGCGACCACCCCGAGGACGGTCGTGCCGATCGGGCGCGGCTCCGCGACGCCGGTGCGCAGGCACAGGGCCAGGGACGCGACGGCCAGGAGCGCCAGGACGGCCACCGCGGTCGGGACGCTGACGGCGTCACCCCCAGCGCCTGGTGGGAGCGCCCGCAGCTCGGACGGCAGGCAGTCCTGGTCGGCCCGTACGAGCAGGACGGCGCCATCGGGCATGGCGATGGCGGTGCTCGTGTCGAGGTGGACCTGGGTGGGCGGGGTCCCGACGGGCGCCCCTCCGGCGGACTGCTCGCCCCCTCCGGCGAAGGTGGTGAGCGTCCCGTCGACGTCGACCACGTACGTGCGGCCGTGTCCCGCGTCGACGACCAACAGGCGCCCGTCGGGCGCGACCTCGACGTCGCTGACGGTGGCCAGCGAGACCTCGGTGGCCGGGACCCCGGTGCCATCGTCGAGCGACGAGCAGGGACCGGGCTCGCACGTGCCCCCGCCGACGACCGTGGTGAGGACCCCGGCGGTGTCGAGTGAGAGGACGCGCCCGGACCCCTCGTCCTCCCCCACCGCCAGAAGGACGGCGCCGTCGGGGCGGACGGCGAGGGCGCGGATGGGCGGGAGGGGCGCGTTGCGCGCCACGACGGTCCCCGCGGGCACCTCGTCGGGTGCGGCACAGTCGCCGGGCGCACAGGTGGTGCCGTCCCCGGCGATGGTGCGCATCACCCCGCCGGTCGAGATCTCGCGGAGCACCCACGCGACCCCGTCAGCGGTCTGCCAGCGATCGGCGACGAGCACGACGCCGTCGGCCGTCACGGCCAGTGCGGTCGGGTCGATGGCACCCGACGTCCCGAGTCCGAAGTCGCCGTTGGCGGTGACGAACGGAGCGCCGTCCTCGGGCTCCCCGGGCAGCAGCGTCCCGTCGTCGGATCCGGGCATCGTCCCGTCCCCCGCCACGGTGGTGATCGTCCCGTCGGGCGCGACGCGGCGGACCGCCCGCCCTCCCTCCTCCGCGATGACGAACCCGCCGTCAGGTGTCACCGCGACCGCGACGGGGTCCTCCAGCTCCACCTCCGTCGCGAGGGCCGTGCCGTCGGCGTCCTCCTGTGCGAACCCGGCGACGTCCTGCGGCACGCCGGCGACGACCTCGACCGTGGCGCCGTCGGGGGCGATGCGCCGGATCACGTCATCCTGCGGGTCGGCCACCAGCACCGAGCCGTCCGGGAGGGCGTCGGCGGCAGCGGAGCCCTCCACCGCGGCGAACCGGCGGATGCCGCCCACCGCGAGGACCTCGGCGGCGCGGAGGCTTCCGTCGCCGCGCTCGAGCACGCGCGCGACGGGGTCGAAGCGGTGGTGCACGTCGAGGGTCCACCCGCCGATGCCCTCCGCCCGGGCATCGCGCACCGCCGGCAGCACCACGTCGTGGACGACCTGCTCGGTGTAGGTCCGCCGGACCTCGGTGCGCCGGACGCGGCAGCCCGGGTGTTGGCGCTCCCACTGGCGGCACTCCCACGTGCCCCGCGTGATCCGGTAGGTGTACTCGACGGGGTAGCTGATCGTGACCCGGGCGGGCTGGGCGCCGAGGGTGGGTCGACCGTAGGCGTCGAGCCCGTCGTACGTGAACGTCATGGCGAAGTCGGTGCCGGCGTCCTCGGGACGCAGCTGGTGGACGGACGACCGGCCCGCGACGTCGACGGTGACGGTGACATCCCCGTCCTCGGGCAGGAACCGCCCGGCCGCCTCCAGTGGCGTGCACGCCCCGATGGCGGAGGCGGACGGGACGACCGTCGTCGCGCACCTGCTGCTCGGACTGGGACACCGACGCCGGGCCGCGCAGGTCCTCGGTCGAGTCCAGGCGGTCCTGACCAGCGCGGACATGGGCGACGGCAGGGCGCTGCCGGGCATCGCCAGCACCCGGGCTCAGGTCATCGCGGCATTCGTCGACGACCCGGGCGGGTTGGAGGAGCTGATCGTGCACGGGGCGACGCTGACAACCGCCGAAGTCATCGCCCTGACGGACCTGGATCGGACCGACCCACGAGAGGACGGGGCCGTCACCTGACCGCTGGATCTGGTCGGGACGGCCGGATTCGAACCGGCGACCCCCGCACACAAAAGGCCTGGTCAGAGACCTTTTCGGTCATCAAGAACTGGCTGTGGATGCCTTGGTTTGATGCGGAGGACGGGATGGCCTCCGCATCATCGATCCTAGCGGATGCTGGTCCTCGGAGGCGTCGCTTCCGGTCGTTTCGGGTGGGTAGGTGCGGGCCGGGGGCCGGCCAACGGCTAGCCCGATCCCAACGGTCCCACCTCATGCCCGTCGTACTCCACTCCCGCTCGAGCGGCCAGTTCCTCCAACCGCTCGGCCTCCGCGTCCACGTCGTCGCCTTCGGTGAAGACATGGATCCCCCACTCACCGGCCCTCGGACCCTCGCGAACGTCAACGCTCGTGGCGTCGACCACCGACGACACGGATTCAGCGAACTGGCGCGCGACGTCGGCGCTCGTTGCATACACGAAGTGATGTACAGGGATCGGTGTGGGAGATGACTCCGACCCACCAACCCTCTGCTCCGCTTCAACGGCTCCCAGATAGTCGACATCGCCAGCCCGGCTGAGTTCGCGCAAAGTCAACGAATCCCGGACTGCGTCACGAGCCGGTGCGACGACGCTCATCCGAGGACGTCCTTCCAACCACGACCCGACACGGACGTTGTCGAACGGGAACAACTCCCACAGGTGCCTCAACGTCGCTTCCGCCACGTCGACGCCGACGTGCAGGAGGTGGGAGACCATTTCGGAGGAGAACTGCTCAGCGCCTTCAACGGGCAGCACGGGCGTCGGCGGTTCCTGGTAGTTCCGCCTCCAGAGCTCGTGCATCTCAGCCACGCCGTCGCGCGGGGTCCAGCCCTGCTGGATCCGACGCGCGATCTCCTCGTAGCCAGCTATCTCGTACGGCGAGTGGTCGCGGATCGACTCAACCGATGCCGGCGTGTGGACGCCGGTCATCGGATCGACTGTTCCCCATTGCGCGTCGAACGGCTGTGTCCAGTCACGTCGATAGCTGCGATAGCGAATCGCGACGCCGTCGGGAACAGGGTGAACACCACAGTCGCGTAGTCCCGAATCGTTCGGGAGGATTGGCTCCCAGGCGAGCCACAGCTCCGGTTGCCGAACCAGTTCAGGGATGCGGGGTCGGTGTCCATGCACGCCCGGCAAGGTTCTGCACATGCTCATGCCCAGTACGTCGGTACCGAGGAACTGCAGGTAGACCAGACCGACGTTGGTAGCAACCTCGATCACCC harbors:
- the glyA gene encoding serine hydroxymethyltransferase, whose amino-acid sequence is MHRTAAAARPWLSPTAQAREAEILAGLPTGSDAIATAVDELAAESDRIHVEECVNLNPATNVMNPAAEALLSSRLGTRPSLGHPGEKYETGLEAIEQIEVIAAHLACEVMGTTYAEVRVPSGSIANLIAFMATCRPGDAIIVPPPAIGGHVTHDRAGAAGLYGLEIHHAPIDAARYTIDVDGLADLAERVRPALITVGGSLNLTPHPVEAISDVARATGARVLFDAAHACGMLAGQVWPNPLAQGADLITMSTYKSLGGPPAGLVLTDDADLAARIDAVTHPGLTANFDVANTAALAVALLDWVDHGTAYAQAMVDTARTLADALADAAVPVFTTTEGPTTTHQLAIHADRWGGGQATADHLRRANVLASGIGLPTGEGLRLGTPEVVRWGMGPDDMAELAGLIAEALDGDPTAVEARTTAFRSRFTQLHHIRG
- a CDS encoding crotonase/enoyl-CoA hydratase family protein; the encoded protein is MPADPTHAPYETLTYDVTDRICRITLDRPERGNGLTAQLIGELAAAVEQADLDPAVHVILLAGNGKGFCGGYDLVESAEGTAGGGTSLGQPHGDAPPGSALDPAVIAANHDPSRTWDPMVDHAMMSRNVRAFMTLFHAQTPVVCKVHGFCVAGGTDLALCSDLLVIAADAKIGYPPARVWGSPTTALWASRIGPQRAKRLLFTGDSLSGTEALEWGLAIEAPPADELDARADALCARIARMPRNQLAMMKLLVNTQVHAQGLHATQVLGTVFDGITRHTPEGYAFAQRAAEAGFRQAVRERDEPFGDHGPRTSGVATDEA
- a CDS encoding acyl-CoA dehydrogenase family protein, giving the protein MTTLPADQTSRPEVREVRNQPPDLRPYNAFTADVALVEGVAREGAAWDHDHLVEIGVLAGSEESWDHSRRAERNLPVLHPYDRFGNRVDVVELDPSWHHLLGTAIAHGMHSVPWTAPEGGHVARVARFGLWSQVNAGVMCPVSMTTAVVPALRRAAPHLAEEWEPALTRTDYETVALSGMAMTERQGGSDVRANVSRAEPLGGDRYAIWGHKWFCSYPPCDIFLVLAHTDAGLSCFLVERGPGLEFQRLKDKLGSRSLPSSEVEFHGIEGRLVGEEGRGVPAIIQMVNQTRMDCIIGAVAGLRSGTTHAVHHTRHRTAFGRRLADQPAMANVLADLAIESEAATHTALRLARAYDAGDVDAGEAAFRRLGTAIEKYWICKRSAAHAAEALECLGGNGYVEDSGMPLVYRDSILNGIWEGSGNVAALDVLRAMAKSPEAVTAFMAECRLAEGADARLDAHLDAVEAQVTALWRTEDPQDVEYGARTLVEDMAVALQASMMVRHAPAASADAFCAGRLGDGGRVYGTLPAGLDTAAIIDRALAV
- a CDS encoding TetR/AcrR family transcriptional regulator yields the protein MITTAPTRDRLVAAAHDVVREGGYAAASVAAVAERAGTGASTLYRHFPSKGQLFVEVFRTVCEGEIRAAEAAAAAHDDPVAQVLAWVRTFCARALAAPRLAWALIAEPVDPLVEAERLAFRRSYRDGIAGRIAAGVAAGRLPAQDPHLSAAALVGALGEALVGPTSPDAVDPDLSAHLQELMAFTRRALGDA
- a CDS encoding RHS repeat-associated core domain-containing protein — encoded protein: MDRHVAGDVERSVVAVDQVGTPIAVRPVDGDTTTPLPARDVWGMALPGETPVEVPGLVLGFAGGIEDPLTGLVRFGHRDYEPLTGRWMARDPLLLDGGQVDLYAYVGGDPVARRDPTGLICFGFSAYGGVGGGISLCLDSDAVSLCGEVGFGAGGGFALSNEGAQDDGTAIYVEGGVECGPAAGTGHVRLDSCGRLDGRFQGQLGPLGGQTSVDLSTGEVVGTNISANALGSENAIADVVTRSARCRLGGRVAGEVCGRLP
- a CDS encoding ribonuclease E inhibitor RraB, with protein sequence MVLLQHGRVIEVATNVGLVYLQFLGTDVLGMSMCRTLPGVHGHRPRIPELVRQPELWLAWEPILPNDSGLRDCGVHPVPDGVAIRYRSYRRDWTQPFDAQWGTVDPMTGVHTPASVESIRDHSPYEIAGYEEIARRIQQGWTPRDGVAEMHELWRRNYQEPPTPVLPVEGAEQFSSEMVSHLLHVGVDVAEATLRHLWELFPFDNVRVGSWLEGRPRMSVVAPARDAVRDSLTLRELSRAGDVDYLGAVEAEQRVGGSESSPTPIPVHHFVYATSADVARQFAESVSSVVDATSVDVREGPRAGEWGIHVFTEGDDVDAEAERLEELAARAGVEYDGHEVGPLGSG